The Streptomyces collinus DNA segment GAGTTCGCCGGCGCGGTGTGCGTCGTGGCGGCGCAGGTCGATCTGCTGGTGGTGGGCGAACCCGGGTGGCAGCGTCTCGCCGTCGATCAGCACCATCCGGATGCCCGGATCGGACAGGGTGCGCAGCGCCCGCTGTTCGTCCGGGCGCACCGTGGTCGGCTGCAGCAGCAGTACGGCGGCGTCCTCGGCCGGGCGCTCGGGACGCCAGCCGCTGTAGGTCCGCCGTGCGACCTCGACGCCGAGGGTGCGCAGCTGCGCCTCGATCCAGTCGGCCCAGACCGCGTGGCGCGAGGTGTGGACGAGGGTCACGTCCGCCGGTGCGACCGGGTCCGGCCGGTCCAGGGCGGCGACGAGGCGTTCGAGCGCCGGCAGGACCCGTTCGGCGAAGCCGTTGCCGCTGTCCAGTTCCGTGCCGAGGCGGGCGCTGCGGGCCGACATCGCGTGGTACGGGATCTCCAGGTAGCGCACCGGGCGGCCGTAGAGCCGCGCGAAGCTCGGTCCGACCCGGTCGCGGGCGATGCGCAGCTGGTCCTCGTGCGACCAGTCGGTCTGCAGGGCCAGGGCGATGACGTCCAGGGGGCGTTCGGCGTGCCGCAGGATGCCCCAGGCCAGCGCGGCGGCGTCCTCGATGAACGAGGAGTCGGCGGTGAAACAGACCACGAGCAGGTCCGGCAGCCGTGCCAGCTGTGCGGTCTGCTCCTCGGTACGGGGCAGCGGCGCGTCGATCAGGACGTCGTCGTAGCCCGCGAAGGCGGGATGGTCCGGGCCCGCCCCGGAGACCGCGGACAGCGGATCCGGGCCCTTCAGGGTCGCCAGCCCGATGGGACGGGCCGCGCCGGCGGGATACCACTCCTCCACGGAGGGGCCGCCCTCCTCGTCCGGCAGCAACGCGGTGGCCGGGGTGACCGAACGGACGTAGTGCCGGGTGCGCACATCGGCGTTACGGCCGTCGAGCACGAGCACCCTGCGGCCCGAACGGGCCAGCAGCACGGCCGTGTTGAGCAGGGTCGTCGTCTGACCGATGTCCTCCGCCGTGGAGCAGAACGCGGTCACACGGGGGCGGGAGATCCGGCCGTCCGCCTCAGACATCTCGGCTCCGCTTCGCTTCGTCGGTGGTGATCGGACGGGAGGGACGGGCGGTGGGCGGGCTCGGGCGGTCACTCCTTCTGCGCCTCACCGCCGCCGGGTTCCTTCTCCTGATTCGTGGTGAACATGACCTGGGGACGTGACGCTTCGCGCCGCACACGCCGCAAGGCACTCACTATCACGGATTCGGGCAGTGACCGGATTGCGTCGAAGGGTAAATTCGAAAGATCAACCAGGGGAGAATCCAGCACCTCCCGCGTTTCGGTCTGATCATCCATACGGAGCCCGCCGTCCCGATTGAGTCGAGAATCCGCCACGCGTGGAGGACTGCCGGACAGTTGTGGTTCGGCCTCTCAACTCGGCTGCCAAACTGATGACTTGCTGTCAGACTCGAATGAGTCTACCGACAAGTGCGGCACTTGGGGCGGTCCTCGGATCGTCTCGTACGCCGCAGGAATCCTTCTTGGTCCGGGGCGCAAATTCGTTCGCACACGGGAGCTCCATGGATACCGAAACGGGTGAGCCGGAAGGGGCGCGCGACGCTCCCGCGAACGGTGGAATGACCCTGCTCCCGGGTTTTGCGAAGGCCCCCGCGCGGCGCCGGGAGCGGACCTGAGCCCGGAACACGCGACGGCGGCCCCGCCCCGGCACCGCCTGGACGGCCGGTTGCTCGCCGCCCTCGCCCGGGGCGGCGGGGGCGCCGCGACCGTGCGGCTGCTCCGGGAGAGCGAGTACAGCCGCCGGCTGCTGCTGCTCAGGGCCACGCTGGACCGGGCCGGGGAACACGGCGGGGACACGGCGTGCGGTGTGAACCGGCTGTTCGGCGTGCTCACCGACGCCTGGCGCACGGCGCCCGACGTGACCCGGCGCATCGTCGGCCATCCCTCGGTGGGGCCGCGGCTGGTGACGACCTGGCGGACACTGGACGACAGCTCGCCCGGCGCGCCCGGCCCCCTGCCCCTGGCCTCGGTGGCGGCCGCGGCCGCCACCGCCACCGGCCTGGACGTCTCGATCGGTCTCACCGCCGCCCCGCCGGGAGTCGTCCTGCCCGGGCTGGGGGCGGTCCGGCTCCCGGACACCGCCCCCGGGTCCGTCCTGCTGCTGCGCGGCGACCGCACGGGCGGTGTCCTCGAAACCGGGACGGGCCTGCGCGTCGGCCTGCCGCACGCGGCGGCGCTGGGTGCCGAGCGCCCGGGCTGGTGGCCGCTGCGGGGTGCGACGCCCGGACCGCGGACGTCGTTCCTGCTCGACGACGTCGACCAGATCGTGGTGGCGGCCGCGGAACGGCCGTACCGGCTGCCGGAGGACGAACTGCGGCTCTGGCGGGCCACGGCCGCGGGCGCGATGAGGCTGCTGCGGGCCCGGCACGCCGACTACGCCGGGGAACTGGACGCGGGCCTGCGCACACTGACTCCGGTGCCCTTGGCCGGGGGATCGTCGGCGGGGCACAGCGGCAGCGCGGCCGAGATGTTCGGCGGAGTGACGCTGTCCCGGCCCCTGCACGCCCACGACCTGGCCGAGACGCTGGTCCACGAGATGCAGCACAGCAAACTGGCCGCCGTCATGCACCTCGTCGACCTGCTCGCCGAGCCGGGTACGCAGGAGCCGGGAGCGCGGTACTACGCGCCGTGGCGGGACGACCCGAGGCCCCTGTACGGCCTGCTGCACGGCACGTACGCCTTCATGTCCGTGGCCCGTTTCTGGTCCCGCGAGGCCGCCTTCCTGTCCGACCCCGCGGAACGGCACCGGGCTCATGTGCGGTGTGCCCGATGGCGCGAGGCGGCGTCCGAGACCAAGGAGGCGATGCTGGCCGACCCGAGCGCACTGACCGGCACCGGCCGCCGGTTCGTCGCCGCCATGGGCAAGGCCCTGGCCGAGCTGCGCACCGTGCCGCTGCCCGCGTCCGCCGTCCGGGAAGCACGGAGTCAGGCGGAGGACCATCGCGCGCGCTGGGCGGAGCGCAACCGGGCCGCGGCGACGGGGAGCTGAGGCACCGACACCCCGGCCGCCGGGCCGGCCGGTGTTGGGCGGCGCCGCGCACGGGGTACAAGTCCCCCCACATCAGGTCGTAGGCCGGGCCATGGGGGTGGTGGGGATGGGAACCGTGGTGCTCGTGCACGGAATCGGGAACCTCGTACGGGGCGCGCCTCCGGAGCAGGCCGCGGAACTCAAGGCCGCCGCCGCGGCGGACCGGCTGCGCAAGGGGCTGGACGCGGCCGGACTGTCCCATGTGCCGCTGCCCGAACTGGTCATGGCGTACTACGCGCACCAGCTCGCCGACGACTACCGCCCCGAACGGCAGTCCGCGGACGCGGCCACCCTGGAGGACCTGACACGCGCTCAGGAGGACGAGGCCTGGGAATGGCTGGAGACGGCCGGAGCCGCGCGGCCCCCGGAAGGCCAGGCCGGCATGCTCTCGCCGCTGCGGTGGGCCGTGAACCGGATCGTGGAACAGCGCGCCGGCGACGCGCGGCCCGCGGCCCGCAAGCGGCTGGCCGAACTGCTGTCGCGCCTGGTGGTGGCCACCCTCCAGGACACCGACGCCTACACCTCACGTCCCGGCCGCCGCAAGGCCGTCCGGGCGACCGTGGCCCAGGCCGTCCGCGACCACGGCGCACGGGTCGTCGTGGCCCACTCACTGGGCAGCGTGGTCGCGTACGAGACCCTGCACGCCCATCCGGACCTGGAAATCGACCTGTTGCTCACCCTCGGCTCGCCGCTCGGCCTCCCGGCGGTCATGCGCAAGCTGGACCCCGAACCCACCGCCGGCCGCGGGGCCCGGCCCCCCGGGGTGCGGCACTGGGTGAACATCGCCGACGTGGGCGATCTGGTGGCGGTGCCGCGCGAGCTGGGCGGTGCCTTCCCCGTCGACGTCCACGCCACCACGGACATCGGCCTCTTCGATCCCCACACCCTCGGCGGCTATCTCGCGGCCGGGCTGACGGCGGCCGCGCTCGCACCCCACTGCGCGGGCTGATCCCGGACAGCGGGCGCACGCCCGAGGACTCATGCCGTACGGGAGGGGGAGCACGGCCGTGACAGTGCACGCACTCGTGGTGGGAGCGGGAGGCTTTCCCGCGCGCGTCCCGACCGAGGAGGAAGAGGCCGAGGGGGTGGTTCCGCTCGAACCCCTGCCCAGCGTGGCCGAGGCCGTGCACGACGTCGCCCACGCGCTCCTGCGGGCCGGGCTCGACGTGACCGGGCCCGTGCTCGACCCGACGCCCGCCGAGTTCCGCGTCGCGTGGGAGACAGCGCGGGAGCGGGCGGGCCAGGACCCCCTCGTGGTCCACTTCAGCGGCCACGCGCAGACGGTCGGGCCCGTGCTGTACCTGGCGATGAGGAACACCACCACGCTCCCCAACGGCATCCGCAGGACCAGCGTGGACGCCGACGAGCTGCTCCGGGACGTCGAACACGAGGACGGCGGGCCGGTGTTGTTCCTGCTCGACGTGTGCGGCGGCGGCACGGCCCTCACCGCCCAGCTCGCCCAGCGCCTGCTCGGTGTGCAGAGCCGCAACGCCTGGGTGATCGCGGCCTGCGGCGCCGGGGAGATCACCTACGGAGCGCGCTTCAGCAAGGCGGCCGCGACGGTGATCGACCGCATCGCCCGCGGCACCCTGGACGGCCCTCCGGACCTGGAACACGTACCCGTGGCCCTGCTGGCGGAGGAGATCGACAAGGAACTGGAACGCGTCGACACCGCCGCGGGCATGCCGAAACAGGACGTGGTCTGCACCCGGCACGACGAGGCGTCCGGGCCGCCGGCGCCCTTCCTGCGCAACCGCCGCCACTCCGACGATGCCGAGGAGCAGTTCCGGGCCGAAGCGGTCGCCTCCCTGCGCCGGTACGCCGAACGGCTGGATCCCCGGCTGGACCTGCACCACTTCGCCGCCCGGGCCGCCGGCACCCCGGACGCGGAGGCCTTCTTCTTCAGCGGGCGCCGAAGCCAGCTCGAACGCATCGAGGAGTGGCTCGGCGCCCCCCGGCCCCTCCGGCACCGCCTGCTGGCCGTCACCGGCAGACCCGGGGCGGGCAAGTCCGCGCTCCTCGGCGTGACGGTGTGCACCGTCCATCCCCGGCTGCGGCCCCTGCGCGACCGCCTCGGCCTGCGCGACTTCCGGCCGCCGCCCGACCCGCGGCTGCTGGCCGTGCACGCCCACCACCTGTCCACCCAGGACGTCGTGGACTCCCTGCACCGGCAGGCACGGGCGCTGCGCCCGCCCCGGCAGCAGAGCGGGCGCGCACAGCCGCGAGCCGGGGCGCCGCACGCGACCTTCGGGGAACTGGCCGCCGCACTGCGTGCGGTGGGCGACGTCACCGTCGTGGTCGACGCGCTCGACGAGGCCGACGACCCCGACGGGCTGCTGTGCCACGTACTGCTGCCGCTGACGGGCGAGGACGGTGATCCGGTGCCCGGCTGCCGGGTACTGATCGGCACCCGGCTGTGGCCGGACAGCCTGCCCGGCCTGCACGCCGCCCTCACCGGCCACCCCGAGCGGCTCCTCGACCTCGACGCGGAGCAACCCGCGTCGCTGGCCGAGCACCTCGGCACGTATCTGGGCCGGCTGCTGGACACCGACTACACCACCGACGTGACCGACATGATCGCGTATCGCCTGTCGGGCTCCGCCGAGCACGGGGCGTTCCTGACCGCGGCCGTGTACGGCGCGCACCTGCGCCGGCTCTCCCGGGCCGGCACCGTCCTGTCCGGGGCCGAGATCGCCCGGGAACTTCCCTGCGACCTGCCGGGCATGCTCGACCTGGACCTGCGC contains these protein-coding regions:
- a CDS encoding HEXXH motif domain-containing protein; the encoded protein is MLAALARGGGGAATVRLLRESEYSRRLLLLRATLDRAGEHGGDTACGVNRLFGVLTDAWRTAPDVTRRIVGHPSVGPRLVTTWRTLDDSSPGAPGPLPLASVAAAAATATGLDVSIGLTAAPPGVVLPGLGAVRLPDTAPGSVLLLRGDRTGGVLETGTGLRVGLPHAAALGAERPGWWPLRGATPGPRTSFLLDDVDQIVVAAAERPYRLPEDELRLWRATAAGAMRLLRARHADYAGELDAGLRTLTPVPLAGGSSAGHSGSAAEMFGGVTLSRPLHAHDLAETLVHEMQHSKLAAVMHLVDLLAEPGTQEPGARYYAPWRDDPRPLYGLLHGTYAFMSVARFWSREAAFLSDPAERHRAHVRCARWREAASETKEAMLADPSALTGTGRRFVAAMGKALAELRTVPLPASAVREARSQAEDHRARWAERNRAAATGS